One genomic region from Quercus robur chromosome 4, dhQueRobu3.1, whole genome shotgun sequence encodes:
- the LOC126723137 gene encoding zinc finger BED domain-containing protein RICESLEEPER 2-like, with protein MIRLLLNKLDTSSLMLGGSMLHMRCAAHILNLIVQDGLSLIGDGIERIRDSVIYWTGSPKRRQKFEENARQLRVQCTKELVLDCKTRWNSTYLMLSTALIYKDVFSRLAKREISYTCLPYDYDWELAKDICGRLELFHSATEFFSGRKYPTTNMYFNVVCELKIALNEWSVYSNEMISTMAESMLAKFNSYWANVSVVMAIAAILDPRYKMKLLEFYYPKIYGDNSNLEIEKIKNLCYDLLDEYGDINESSVDNEGSSHVPASTSSPVAQMKFRLSGAMSSFDEFVNNSSSSSKKHGSARMEFDHFIDEGVLKRSEDFDILGWWKSNGLKYPTLQRIARDILAIPITTVASESAFSTSGRLLSPHRSRLHPKTIEAMMCAQNWLWSEINGSSTMSGDCTVQTILDDGEPNEEDGSCVTIMDD; from the exons ATGATTAGACTTCTTTTGAATAAGCTTGATACTAGTTCTCTTATGTTGGGTGGGTCTATGTTGCATATGAGGTGTGCTgcacatattttgaatttgattgttcaaGATGGGTTGTCTCTTATTGGTGATGGTATTGAGAGGATTCGTGATAGTGTGATTTATTGGACTGGATCACCAAAAAGAAggcaaaaatttgaagaaaatgcaCGTCAATTGCGTGTTCAATGCACCAAAGAGTTAGTCTTAGATTGTAAAACTCGTTGGAATTCAACTTACTTAATGCTTTCTACTGCATTGATTTATAAAGATGTTTTCTCACGTTTGGCTAAACGTGAAATATCTTATACTTGTTTACCATATGATTATGATTGGGAGTTAGCCAAAGATATTTGTGGGAGGTTGGAGTTGTTTCATAGTGCGACTGAGTTTTTCTCTGGTCGTAAGTACCCCACAACTAATATGTATTTTAATGTGGTGTGTGAGTTGAAAATTGCATTGAATGAATGGAGTGTGTATTCAAATGAGATGATAAGTACGATGGCGGAAAGTATGCTTGCTAAGTTTAATTCTTATTGGGCTAATGTTAGTGTTGTTATGGCTATTGCTGCTATCTTAGATCCAAGATATAAGATGAAGttattagaattttattatCCTAAAATTTATGGTGATAATTCTAATTTggagattgaaaaaattaagaatctttGTTATGATTTACTTGATGAGTATGGAGATATAAATGAGTCCTCTGTAGATAATGAAGGAAGTTCCCATGTTCCTGCTAGTACTTCAAGCCCTGTGGCACAAATGAAATTTAGGTTGAGTGGGGCAATGTCATCTTTTGATGAGTTTGTGAATAATAGTTCAAGTAGTTCAAAGAAACATGGGAGTGCTAGAATGGAATTTGATCATTTCATTGATGAGGGAGTGTTGAAGAGGAGTgaagattttgatattttgggatGGTGGAAAAGTAATGGTTTAAAGTATCCTACTTTACAAAGGATTGCAAGAGATATTTTAGCCATTCCTATTACAACTGTTGCTTCAGAATCGGCCTTTAGCACTAGTGGGAGACTTTTAAGTCCACACCGTAGTAGGCTACATCCCAAGACTATAGAGGCAATGATGTGTGCTCAGAATTGGTTATGGAGTGAAATCAACG GTTCTTCAACTATGTCCGGAGATTGTACCGTTCAAACAATTCTTGATGATGGGGAGCCTAATGAAGAGGATGGGAGTTGTGTCACAATTATGGATGATTAG
- the LOC126722258 gene encoding uncharacterized protein LOC126722258: MEDDVSSILENMKLTTDEEEVIPISDEGRIAEIESCSQSLLGKFLTCRSFNKRAAQGTIKRAWGLENRVQVVKVGANLFQFKFISEFDMNRVLKGGPWTFDNQVLLLVRWKPGMTAANVRFETASLWVQIWGAPFDMASPSVAEAVGGRLGVVEDVEKRWQLDVPNFFMRVKVALPLSKPLQRGSFLVDSNGQKYWVTFKYERLALFCHYCGLLGHDLRHYAQHFSATKNGVEADCQYGDWMKATGSRARSPNSRGRYRDETERATESEPVSS, translated from the coding sequence ACGAGGAGGAGGTTATCCCTATATCGGATGAAGGACGGATAGCGGAGATTGAAAGTTGCTCTCAGAGTTTGCTGGGAAAGTTCCTCACGTGTAGGTCTTTTAATAAAAGGGCTGCTCAAGGAACTATTAAACGGGCATGGGGTCTGGAGAATCGGGTTCAGGTGGTAAAGGTTGGGGCAAATCTCTTCCAGTTCAAGTTTATTTCAGAGTTCGACATGAATAGGGTCCTAAAAGGAGGGCCATGGACCTTTGATAACCAAGTGTTATTACTGGTTCGATGGAAACCAGGGATGACTGCTGCCAACGTGAGGTTTGAGACGGCCTCCCTTTGGGTGCAAATATGGGGAGCGCCGTTTGACATGGCTTCTCCGTCAGTGGCTGAGGCAGTGGGTGGACGGCTAGGTGTTGTGGAGGATGTGGAAAAGCGATGGCAGCTGGACGTCCCAAACTTTTTCATGCGCGTCAAGGTTGCTCTTCCGTTATCGAAACCTCTTCAGAGAGGGTCCTTTTTAGTAGATTCGAATGGGCAGAAGTATTGGGTTACTTTCAAATATGAGCGTCTTGCTCTGTTTTGCCATTACTGCGGATTGCTTGGGCATGACCTTCGACATTATGCCCAACATTTTAGTGCAACTAAGAACGGCGTGGAGGCAGATTGTCAATATGGGGACTGGATGAAGGCTACTGGGAGCAGAGCACGTTCACCAAATAGCCGAGGACGGTATCGGGATGAAACTGAGCGTGCGACGGAGAGTGAACCGGTCAGTTCATAG